A single Ketogulonicigenium vulgare WSH-001 DNA region contains:
- a CDS encoding DUF1800 domain-containing protein, translating to MDTLLSHNPAGAEDLTQITPSDWTAARASHLLERAGFGGTPSDIADLAAMTPQAAVEHLLLGAGTSDLQPFDASPIWDETLKDFPVSRPAATALAERTGWAMGVAVKPGGSRPLQPVTDRFFYWLRATVLETHRLANWWMDRMVRSNHPLQEKMALFWHGHFATSEEKLRDYRKIQLQLKTLHAGGLGSFRDLLSAIAKDPAMLVFLDAAQNVKGAPNENFGREVMELFTMGVGNYTEDDIREAARAFTGWGNDDLTFVIDPEKHDAGDKHFLGQVGPFDGDDILRIILDQKQTAIYIALKIYRFFVREEVSPAFAERLGALLRDGDYQITPFLRAIFLSQDFYAAPSVGTHIKSPTELIISTYRKLGVRALPGVPDAGSVGKVLGQVLLYPPTVAGWGEGRSWITPGLLFERGNFAQDVLFPDMISFRDPQLNPGAEVRRVNRNINAGMEITAATLEDGAAPSSSAGLRETFNTRYASLMGWQEAMRRVKPIPRSAADFSLSDMVRDAGATTTGDAVDVLMVRFLQVALPDSVRTSLITSLNEQLGTENLADAQSYMEHPLRLIAHGIMSSPQYQLA from the coding sequence ATGGATACGCTGCTTTCGCATAACCCTGCCGGGGCCGAGGATTTGACCCAGATCACCCCCTCGGACTGGACGGCGGCGCGCGCCAGCCATCTGCTGGAACGCGCAGGATTTGGCGGAACGCCGAGCGATATCGCCGATCTTGCTGCGATGACGCCCCAAGCTGCGGTCGAGCATCTGCTGCTGGGCGCGGGCACATCCGATCTGCAACCCTTTGACGCATCACCCATTTGGGATGAAACGCTGAAAGATTTTCCCGTCAGCCGTCCCGCCGCGACCGCATTGGCCGAACGCACCGGCTGGGCGATGGGGGTGGCCGTCAAACCCGGCGGCAGTCGTCCGCTGCAACCTGTGACGGATCGGTTCTTTTACTGGCTGCGCGCCACCGTGCTGGAAACGCACCGGCTGGCGAACTGGTGGATGGACCGCATGGTGCGATCAAACCATCCGCTGCAGGAAAAAATGGCGCTGTTCTGGCACGGCCATTTCGCCACCAGCGAAGAAAAGCTGCGCGATTACCGCAAGATCCAGCTGCAGCTAAAAACGCTGCACGCGGGCGGGCTTGGGTCGTTCCGCGATCTGCTGAGCGCCATCGCCAAAGACCCGGCGATGCTGGTGTTTCTGGACGCCGCGCAGAACGTCAAAGGCGCCCCGAACGAGAATTTCGGCCGCGAGGTCATGGAACTCTTCACCATGGGCGTCGGCAATTACACTGAGGACGACATCCGCGAGGCGGCCCGCGCCTTTACCGGCTGGGGCAATGACGATCTGACCTTCGTGATCGACCCCGAGAAACACGACGCGGGCGACAAGCATTTTCTGGGGCAGGTGGGGCCGTTTGACGGCGATGACATCCTGCGCATCATCCTGGATCAAAAGCAGACGGCGATCTATATCGCCCTGAAAATCTATCGCTTTTTCGTGCGCGAGGAAGTCTCGCCCGCTTTTGCCGAACGCTTGGGCGCGCTGCTGCGCGATGGCGATTACCAGATCACGCCATTTCTGCGCGCGATTTTCCTGTCGCAGGATTTCTATGCCGCGCCCTCGGTGGGCACGCATATCAAATCTCCGACCGAGCTGATCATCTCGACCTATCGCAAGCTGGGTGTCCGCGCGCTGCCCGGCGTGCCCGATGCGGGATCGGTCGGCAAGGTGCTGGGGCAGGTGCTGCTTTACCCGCCGACGGTTGCGGGCTGGGGCGAGGGGCGGTCGTGGATCACGCCGGGCCTGTTGTTCGAGCGCGGCAATTTCGCGCAAGACGTGCTGTTCCCCGATATGATCAGCTTCCGCGATCCGCAGCTGAACCCGGGCGCAGAGGTCCGCCGCGTGAACCGTAACATCAATGCCGGTATGGAAATTACCGCCGCAACGCTGGAAGATGGCGCCGCGCCCAGTTCCTCCGCCGGTCTGCGCGAGACATTCAACACCCGCTACGCCAGTCTGATGGGCTGGCAAGAGGCGATGCGCCGCGTGAAGCCCATACCCCGCAGCGCCGCCGATTTCAGCCTGTCCGATATGGTGCGCGACGCGGGCGCAACAACGACCGGCGACGCCGTCGATGTGCTGATGGTCCGCTTTCTTCAGGTTGCGCTGCCCGACAGCGTGCGCACCAGCCTGATCACATCGCTGAATGAACAGCTAGGCACAGAAAACCTCGCCGATGCACAGAGTTACATGGAACACCCGCTGCGGCTGATCGCACACGGGATCATGAGCTCGCCCCAATACCAACTCGCCTGA
- a CDS encoding ABC transporter ATP-binding protein, translating to MLISLKNVDKTFKDGKVVALENISLDIRAGEFVSLVGPSGCGKTTLLRLINGLITPDAGQVLYKGKAPSPEADMAMVFQSARLLPWKSVAENITFVLGLRGMARKDRLPRAQALLGAVGLRDFADAFPHELSGGMQQRVGLARALAVEPEVLLMDEPFAALDAMTRETLRAELARMWARRRMAVVFVTHDIDEAILLSQRIVMLKPRPGRIDTIVDVDLPEARWDGDIRASAAFTSLRAQLWDRIHGMAGDGAVLEELARAFDDTP from the coding sequence ATGCTGATTTCCCTGAAAAATGTCGATAAAACCTTTAAAGACGGCAAGGTTGTCGCGCTGGAAAATATCTCGCTGGATATTCGCGCTGGCGAATTTGTCAGTCTGGTCGGGCCCAGCGGTTGCGGCAAAACCACCCTGCTGCGCCTGATCAACGGGCTGATCACGCCCGATGCGGGGCAGGTGCTGTACAAGGGCAAAGCGCCGTCGCCCGAGGCGGATATGGCCATGGTGTTCCAATCCGCGCGCCTGCTGCCGTGGAAATCTGTGGCGGAAAATATCACCTTCGTCCTTGGCCTGCGCGGCATGGCCCGCAAAGACCGCTTGCCCCGCGCGCAGGCTTTGCTGGGTGCGGTGGGCCTGCGCGATTTCGCGGACGCTTTCCCGCATGAACTTTCGGGCGGGATGCAGCAGCGCGTCGGCCTTGCCCGCGCTTTGGCGGTCGAGCCAGAGGTGCTGCTGATGGACGAGCCTTTTGCCGCACTCGACGCCATGACGCGCGAGACTTTGCGCGCCGAGCTTGCCCGTATGTGGGCGCGCAGACGCATGGCCGTTGTCTTTGTCACTCATGATATCGACGAGGCGATCCTGCTGTCGCAGCGCATCGTGATGCTGAAACCACGCCCGGGCCGCATCGATACCATTGTCGATGTCGATCTGCCAGAGGCGCGCTGGGACGGCGATATTCGAGCAAGCGCGGCCTTTACCAGCCTGCGCGCCCAGCTATGGGACCGGATTCACGGCATGGCAGGCGATGGCGCGGTGCTAGAGGAACTGGCGCGGGCGTTTGATGACACCCCATAG
- a CDS encoding ABC transporter permease: MTDVATPTTPARAAIAARAAQARARRRALIISAQIAIAVLLLAGMYALNGAQGNLVMPRPDAVARQFVAMTLDGTIPRALGQTLTVLVAGFVISAVTGVLGGIILGGFPTIGRVMEPFVNAINVTPSAAFIPLLIAWFSLYTEAKIALVWLAAFFPILLNTTSGIANANKDLTEMAQAFGARRRALFWSVMVPDALPSILTGLRIGVAISTIGTVIAELTMAQSGLGGLLTAAGNRFQMDRYFAVVVVLMALGILITSGIRRVERHFGRWRISQAEGR; encoded by the coding sequence ATGACCGATGTCGCAACCCCTACCACTCCCGCGCGGGCAGCCATTGCGGCCCGTGCGGCACAGGCCCGCGCAAGGCGCCGGGCGCTTATCATTTCCGCACAGATTGCAATCGCCGTTTTGCTGCTGGCGGGCATGTATGCGCTGAACGGCGCGCAGGGCAATCTGGTCATGCCGCGCCCCGATGCCGTCGCGCGCCAATTCGTGGCGATGACACTGGATGGCACCATTCCGCGCGCACTGGGGCAGACGCTGACGGTGCTGGTTGCGGGCTTTGTGATCTCGGCCGTGACCGGGGTTCTGGGCGGCATTATCCTTGGCGGCTTTCCGACCATCGGCCGCGTGATGGAGCCGTTCGTGAACGCGATCAACGTCACGCCCTCGGCCGCGTTTATCCCGCTGCTGATCGCCTGGTTCAGCCTGTATACCGAGGCGAAGATCGCCCTTGTCTGGCTGGCGGCGTTTTTTCCGATCCTGCTGAATACGACCTCGGGGATTGCCAATGCGAACAAAGACCTGACCGAAATGGCGCAGGCCTTTGGCGCGCGGCGCCGGGCGCTGTTCTGGTCGGTGATGGTGCCGGATGCGCTGCCCTCGATCCTGACAGGGCTGCGCATTGGCGTTGCGATTTCCACCATCGGCACCGTGATTGCAGAGCTGACGATGGCGCAATCCGGCCTTGGAGGTCTGCTGACCGCTGCCGGAAACCGCTTTCAAATGGATCGCTATTTCGCGGTGGTCGTCGTGCTGATGGCGCTGGGGATTCTGATCACATCGGGCATACGGCGGGTCGAGCGTCACTTTGGCCGCTGGCGGATTTCGCAGGCCGAGGGGCGCTGA
- a CDS encoding SDR family oxidoreductase, which translates to MEQIKTYAIIGGSSGIGFATAQQLIARGDRVYIGGRDPARLQGALDRLGPRAMGQVVDTGDRAALADFFAAAPQLVGLFTPAASYQTGAFRDGDPASSEGLFAAKFWGQYWATLAALPALREGAAVVLMSGAASARPIGAPAYAACNAALEGLARGLAIELAPLRVNCLSPGTTDSDLWRNRAEDIRNSAYTAWAGMTVQGRPATVQEQAHAAIFLLDNTHMTGSTLYCDGGYTLR; encoded by the coding sequence ATGGAACAGATAAAAACCTATGCCATCATTGGCGGCTCATCGGGCATCGGCTTTGCCACGGCCCAGCAACTGATCGCGCGGGGCGACCGCGTCTATATCGGCGGGCGCGATCCGGCGCGATTGCAAGGCGCGCTGGATCGGCTTGGACCGCGGGCAATGGGGCAGGTGGTCGATACCGGCGATCGCGCAGCCTTGGCCGATTTCTTTGCCGCCGCGCCGCAGCTCGTCGGCCTTTTCACCCCAGCCGCCAGCTATCAAACCGGCGCCTTTCGAGACGGCGATCCGGCTAGCAGCGAGGGGCTGTTTGCCGCGAAATTCTGGGGACAATATTGGGCGACTCTGGCGGCGCTGCCCGCGCTGCGCGAGGGTGCCGCGGTGGTTCTGATGTCGGGCGCCGCCTCGGCCCGGCCCATTGGCGCGCCCGCCTATGCTGCCTGCAACGCCGCGCTCGAGGGGCTGGCCCGCGGTCTTGCGATCGAGCTGGCGCCGCTGCGCGTCAACTGCCTCTCACCCGGCACTACCGATAGCGATCTGTGGCGTAACCGTGCGGAAGATATCAGAAATTCGGCCTATACGGCCTGGGCCGGCATGACGGTTCAGGGCCGTCCCGCGACGGTTCAGGAACAGGCCCATGCCGCGATTTTCCTGCTGGACAACACGCATATGACCGGCAGCACCCTCTATTGCGATGGGGGCTATACACTGCGCTAA
- a CDS encoding LysR family transcriptional regulator encodes MHTPGDDIGIFLAVCDAGRFAGAATRLHLSPSAVAKAIARLEARLGVTLFARSTRRLALTDEGAIYAETCRQARAEIDRTEGMLRALHSTPAGLLRISLPPLFGAEVIAPALFSLTDDWPLLQLQIDTSTQRNDLIGAGIDFAVRIGAPPPLAGITARRIGTQRVMLCASADYVAARGVPRRLADLGAHRLIAMPQGMPWQFSAQDHVETLLPAGPLHLDGSLLTRAAIMAGHGIGMVPAWLMRDALAARQVVAVLPEALTGDLPIYALWPTQSAILPRLRVVIDAVSAVAKARSFAAT; translated from the coding sequence ATGCATACGCCTGGCGATGATATCGGTATCTTTCTGGCGGTCTGCGATGCGGGGCGTTTTGCAGGCGCCGCGACGCGGCTGCACCTGTCACCCTCGGCCGTTGCCAAGGCGATCGCGCGATTAGAGGCGCGGCTGGGGGTGACGCTGTTTGCGCGCAGCACGCGCCGTCTGGCCCTGACAGACGAGGGCGCGATCTATGCCGAGACTTGCCGCCAAGCCCGGGCAGAGATTGACCGGACCGAAGGTATGTTGCGCGCCCTTCACAGCACGCCTGCGGGCCTTTTGCGCATCAGTCTGCCGCCTCTGTTTGGGGCCGAAGTCATTGCGCCCGCTTTGTTTTCCTTGACCGATGACTGGCCGCTGTTGCAGTTGCAGATCGACACCTCGACCCAGCGCAATGATCTGATTGGGGCGGGAATTGATTTTGCGGTGCGGATCGGAGCGCCGCCGCCGCTGGCAGGTATCACGGCCCGGCGGATTGGGACGCAGCGCGTCATGCTCTGCGCCAGCGCGGATTATGTCGCGGCGCGCGGGGTGCCGCGCAGGCTGGCCGATCTGGGGGCGCACCGGCTGATTGCGATGCCGCAGGGCATGCCGTGGCAGTTCAGCGCACAAGATCACGTCGAAACCCTGCTGCCTGCGGGACCATTGCATCTTGACGGCAGCTTGTTGACCCGCGCGGCGATCATGGCGGGGCATGGTATTGGGATGGTGCCCGCATGGCTGATGCGCGATGCCTTGGCCGCGCGCCAAGTGGTCGCAGTATTGCCCGAGGCGCTGACCGGCGATCTGCCTATCTATGCGCTGTGGCCCACACAAAGCGCAATATTGCCGCGTCTGCGTGTGGTGATTGACGCGGTGAGCGCTGTTGCCAAAGCGCGCAGCTTTGCGGCAACATAG
- a CDS encoding TonB-dependent hemoglobin/transferrin/lactoferrin family receptor, with amino-acid sequence MHIISMRGMLRGAVALCALTVPALAQDTTTSLGTIVISDLRTEQTALQSLTGVSAVTSEDLERQQAASVADVLRRVPGVGATASGDDASVAVNLRGMQQMGRVVVTVDGARQDFWRVGHGSGSFYLDPDLLKQVTVVRGPASNTYGSGGIGGVVAFETRDASDMLAADETWAYSQRLRYGSNGEGFSTTATGAMRFGQNFDVISSLSYRNSDEYRDGNGDLVRWTGEEIQSGFGKATWRPAEGHELKFSFMRQITDDVISGSSGSMSSTLSRYETETYSDTYTLSYGYDPLDSDLIDFTIRAYHASNDNDQSQVWPTASIGNSRYYDVATTGLSFQNTARINAGGWDQTVVLGGDFARIEASSDADHFGGGEQEIGGVFGQWQGRHGAWELIGALRYDHYSLEGMTKATPTAASEPASLSGNRWSPRVSVGYDIMQGMQVFATYSEGYRSPHLQETFRRNGAHGAGYEPNLTLRPEIAKSWEIGANMEFASLFSTGDLLTAKVTAFHTDVQDYIETARAASGATTHVNVGNATLEGFEIEGSYDFGAGYFNLAGAFVDATLDDTGATLSNTPLDSVTARLGLRAMDDRLEYGVEYQYLGDVTRVLSTGSFDYPAVDLVNLFASYQAPNDWRVDFGVDNLFDKAYTDPQSGWATTTDIEQGRGRTVRIAFTKRLGG; translated from the coding sequence ATGCATATTATTTCAATGCGCGGCATGCTGCGCGGTGCTGTCGCGCTTTGTGCGCTGACGGTGCCTGCGCTCGCCCAAGACACCACGACCTCACTCGGTACAATCGTGATTAGCGATCTGCGCACCGAACAAACCGCCCTGCAATCGCTGACCGGTGTCAGCGCCGTCACCTCTGAAGACCTCGAGCGCCAGCAGGCGGCTTCGGTCGCGGATGTGCTGCGCCGCGTGCCCGGTGTTGGCGCGACGGCCAGCGGGGATGACGCCTCGGTTGCGGTGAATCTGCGCGGGATGCAGCAGATGGGGCGCGTGGTCGTCACGGTGGATGGCGCGCGGCAGGATTTCTGGCGCGTCGGGCATGGCTCGGGCTCGTTCTATCTGGACCCTGACCTGTTGAAACAGGTGACTGTGGTGCGCGGCCCGGCGTCGAATACCTATGGCTCGGGCGGGATCGGCGGCGTTGTGGCGTTCGAGACGCGTGATGCCAGCGACATGCTGGCGGCGGATGAGACCTGGGCCTATAGCCAGCGCCTGCGCTATGGCAGCAATGGCGAGGGATTCTCGACCACCGCCACGGGCGCCATGCGCTTTGGGCAGAATTTCGACGTGATTTCATCGCTATCCTACCGCAATAGCGATGAATATCGCGATGGTAACGGCGATCTGGTGCGCTGGACGGGCGAGGAAATCCAATCCGGTTTCGGCAAGGCGACATGGCGGCCCGCCGAGGGGCACGAGCTGAAATTCAGCTTTATGCGCCAGATTACCGATGATGTGATCTCGGGCTCTAGCGGTTCGATGTCCTCGACCCTCAGCCGATACGAGACCGAGACCTATAGCGACACTTATACCCTGTCCTATGGCTACGATCCGTTGGATAGCGATCTGATCGACTTTACGATCCGCGCCTATCACGCCAGCAATGACAACGATCAATCGCAGGTCTGGCCCACCGCCTCGATCGGCAACAGCCGCTACTACGATGTGGCAACGACCGGCCTCAGCTTTCAAAACACTGCGCGCATCAATGCGGGCGGCTGGGATCAGACCGTGGTGCTGGGCGGCGATTTCGCGCGGATCGAGGCCTCGTCCGATGCCGATCACTTTGGCGGCGGCGAGCAGGAGATCGGCGGCGTCTTTGGGCAGTGGCAAGGCCGTCATGGTGCGTGGGAGCTGATTGGCGCGCTGCGTTACGACCACTACAGTCTGGAAGGCATGACAAAAGCCACGCCCACCGCCGCCTCCGAACCCGCAAGCCTGTCGGGCAACCGCTGGTCGCCGCGCGTCTCGGTCGGCTATGATATTATGCAAGGGATGCAGGTCTTTGCGACCTATTCCGAAGGCTACCGCTCGCCCCATTTGCAGGAAACTTTCCGCCGCAATGGCGCGCATGGTGCGGGATACGAGCCGAACCTGACCCTGCGGCCCGAGATTGCGAAAAGCTGGGAAATCGGCGCGAATATGGAATTCGCCAGCCTGTTCAGCACGGGCGATCTGCTGACGGCCAAGGTCACCGCCTTCCACACCGATGTGCAGGATTATATCGAGACCGCCCGCGCCGCCAGCGGCGCGACCACGCATGTGAACGTCGGCAATGCCACCCTTGAAGGGTTCGAGATCGAGGGTTCGTATGATTTTGGCGCAGGCTATTTCAACCTCGCCGGTGCCTTTGTCGATGCGACGCTGGATGATACTGGCGCCACGCTGTCGAACACGCCGCTGGATAGCGTGACCGCGCGCCTCGGCCTGCGTGCGATGGATGATCGTTTGGAATATGGTGTGGAATACCAATACCTTGGCGATGTGACGCGCGTGCTGTCGACCGGCAGCTTTGACTATCCGGCCGTTGATCTGGTGAACCTGTTTGCCAGCTATCAGGCCCCGAATGACTGGCGCGTCGATTTCGGCGTCGATAACCTGTTCGACAAGGCCTACACCGACCCGCAATCGGGCTGGGCGACGACCACGGATATCGAACAGGGTCGCGGTCGCACCGTTCGTATCGCCTTTACCAAACGCCTTGGCGGTTGA
- a CDS encoding siderophore-interacting protein → MSDLHCHAQVLRDDPAAIIPQIRDRLRSYQAVVEHDRAGSFRLSYPFGWLQLGWTDSDMLLEGGAPDPAGLARLKDLMATALRVYARPNPPTVVWQGSLAGDARLESFRLMRVDSTQRITPHMQRVRLSGEDLDRFAAFGAMHVRLQLPTAAVPDPVWPVAGPDGLPLWLDEARKPAPRVYTIRQLDADAGWVDIDLLLHDTDGPGADWARSVQPGDEVGMIGPVGRPLKAAAEHYLLGADETGLPAIARLLETLPSHVTGDAFIEVASEAEVQPIANRTGITLHWIYREGAPAGDLLAAKVMATPFPAGNAFGWFAAEAEYATRIREYWRGSLGLGRDATLVAAYWRRGASGHMAG, encoded by the coding sequence ATGAGCGATCTTCATTGTCATGCGCAGGTGCTGCGCGATGATCCGGCGGCGATTATACCGCAAATCCGCGACCGGCTACGCAGCTATCAGGCGGTGGTGGAGCACGACCGCGCGGGTAGCTTCCGCCTGTCCTATCCCTTTGGCTGGCTGCAACTGGGCTGGACCGACAGCGATATGCTGCTGGAAGGCGGCGCACCAGATCCGGCGGGCCTTGCGCGGCTGAAAGACCTGATGGCGACGGCCCTGCGCGTCTATGCCCGCCCGAACCCGCCCACCGTCGTCTGGCAGGGTAGCCTTGCGGGCGATGCGCGGCTGGAAAGCTTTCGTCTGATGCGGGTGGACAGCACCCAGCGCATCACGCCTCATATGCAGCGCGTGCGCCTGTCGGGCGAGGATCTGGACCGTTTCGCCGCCTTTGGCGCGATGCATGTCCGTCTGCAACTGCCGACAGCGGCGGTGCCCGATCCGGTCTGGCCGGTGGCTGGCCCCGATGGCCTACCCCTGTGGTTGGACGAGGCGCGCAAGCCTGCCCCGCGTGTCTATACGATCCGCCAGTTGGACGCTGATGCCGGTTGGGTCGATATCGACCTGCTGCTGCATGACACCGATGGCCCCGGCGCGGATTGGGCGCGTTCTGTGCAACCCGGTGATGAGGTCGGCATGATCGGCCCGGTCGGCCGTCCGCTGAAAGCCGCTGCGGAACACTATCTGCTGGGCGCAGACGAGACCGGCCTGCCTGCGATTGCGCGGCTGCTCGAAACGCTGCCATCCCATGTCACCGGCGACGCCTTTATCGAGGTGGCGAGCGAAGCCGAGGTGCAGCCGATTGCCAACCGCACCGGCATCACCTTGCATTGGATCTATCGCGAGGGCGCGCCTGCGGGCGATCTGCTCGCAGCAAAGGTGATGGCGACGCCTTTCCCCGCCGGTAATGCCTTTGGCTGGTTCGCGGCCGAGGCGGAATATGCCACACGCATCCGCGAATACTGGCGCGGCAGCTTGGGCCTTGGGCGCGATGCGACGCTGGTTGCGGCCTATTGGCGGCGCGGCGCATCGGGACATATGGCAGGTTAA
- a CDS encoding heme/hemin ABC transporter substrate-binding protein: MISRRNFTIGACLLPFAARAEVLDAGGQPVIPRGAGTIISLGPDISEIIFALGAGDRVVARDESSRYPAALAALPSLGQRRALSPEGVMSVSADLIIAAEDIGPIDVVALLQGQFIPFVTVPRDFSLAGILRKVEIIAAALDRVAEGEALSAAIAADYTAAEALSADIPLEARPRTAFFHGLLRYSAAGRNTAAGEIMRAAGALNIFADHDGYLQASPELILERDPAYVILMPDDHGGPRAQDVFALPAFQATTAARNGALIVLEDNLMIGFGPRTAGQIRRVADVLHGA; encoded by the coding sequence ATGATTTCACGTCGAAATTTCACCATCGGCGCTTGCCTGCTGCCCTTTGCGGCGCGCGCCGAGGTGCTGGACGCGGGCGGTCAGCCCGTGATCCCGCGCGGCGCTGGGACGATCATCAGCCTTGGCCCCGATATCAGCGAGATCATCTTTGCCCTGGGCGCAGGTGATCGCGTGGTGGCGCGGGATGAAAGCTCGCGCTATCCCGCCGCGCTTGCCGCATTGCCGTCGCTGGGCCAGCGGCGCGCGCTCTCGCCCGAGGGGGTCATGTCCGTCAGCGCCGATCTGATCATCGCCGCCGAGGATATCGGCCCGATTGACGTGGTCGCACTGTTGCAGGGCCAGTTCATCCCCTTTGTCACCGTGCCGCGCGATTTCTCGCTGGCGGGGATTTTGCGCAAGGTCGAGATTATCGCCGCCGCGCTGGACCGCGTGGCCGAAGGCGAGGCGCTATCCGCCGCGATCGCAGCAGATTACACGGCGGCCGAGGCGCTGAGCGCCGATATCCCACTGGAGGCGCGGCCACGCACCGCCTTTTTCCACGGCCTCTTGCGCTATAGCGCCGCCGGCCGCAACACCGCCGCGGGCGAGATTATGCGGGCGGCAGGGGCGCTGAACATCTTTGCCGATCACGATGGCTATCTGCAGGCCTCGCCCGAGCTGATTTTGGAACGCGATCCCGCCTATGTGATCTTGATGCCCGATGACCATGGCGGGCCCCGCGCGCAGGATGTCTTTGCCCTGCCTGCGTTTCAGGCCACCACCGCCGCGCGCAATGGTGCGCTGATCGTGCTAGAGGACAATCTGATGATCGGTTTTGGCCCGCGCACCGCAGGCCAGATCCGCCGCGTGGCGGACGTGTTGCACGGGGCCTAG
- a CDS encoding DMT family transporter: MSDTHHTPSLASARAPLLDQRAKTVLWLLAMVMLWGLSWPATQVALLSVPPVWLAALRFGSAGICLFIFVALRGELRLPPKADWPIVISIGFLQMMAFTGMGMIAMTTTETSHSVLLAYTTPLWSVVMAFLLFRQAPTHAQFGALAVGLVGVGLIVSPLEMDWSQPGVLRGALLLIGGAVSWSVVILHVRRHRWQSSPLQLAPWQMLLATVPLASIAFLTEGAPVGINFTPELIQLLVFIGPIATSACFVISAEQGRRITPFAMANFTLGVPLVGITASVILLGNQLSPVFLTGLALVTLGMGLAARAARGR, encoded by the coding sequence ATGAGCGATACGCATCACACCCCATCCTTGGCATCGGCACGCGCGCCGCTGTTGGATCAGCGCGCGAAAACCGTGCTGTGGCTGCTGGCCATGGTGATGCTGTGGGGCCTCAGCTGGCCTGCGACGCAAGTGGCGCTGCTCAGCGTGCCGCCCGTGTGGTTGGCGGCGCTTCGCTTTGGCTCGGCCGGCATCTGTCTGTTCATCTTTGTCGCCCTGCGCGGCGAGCTGCGCCTGCCGCCCAAGGCAGACTGGCCTATCGTGATCAGCATCGGGTTTTTGCAGATGATGGCCTTTACCGGCATGGGCATGATCGCGATGACCACGACCGAGACCAGCCATTCCGTCCTGCTGGCCTATACGACGCCACTGTGGTCGGTGGTGATGGCATTCCTGCTGTTCCGCCAGGCGCCTACACATGCGCAATTTGGCGCGCTGGCCGTCGGCCTTGTCGGCGTCGGCCTGATCGTCTCGCCACTGGAAATGGACTGGAGCCAGCCGGGCGTGCTGCGCGGTGCGCTGCTGCTGATTGGTGGCGCGGTGTCATGGTCGGTCGTCATCTTGCATGTGCGCCGCCACCGCTGGCAGTCCAGCCCGCTGCAATTGGCACCTTGGCAAATGCTGCTGGCAACCGTGCCGCTGGCCAGCATCGCATTCCTGACCGAAGGCGCACCGGTTGGGATTAACTTTACCCCGGAACTCATTCAATTGCTGGTGTTTATCGGCCCGATTGCAACATCTGCCTGCTTTGTGATTTCTGCCGAACAGGGCCGCCGGATCACGCCCTTTGCCATGGCGAATTTCACGCTGGGCGTGCCGCTGGTGGGGATTACGGCCTCGGTCATCTTGCTGGGCAACCAGCTATCGCCGGTGTTTCTGACCGGCCTTGCACTAGTGACCTTGGGCATGGGCCTGGCGGCGCGGGCGGCACGAGGGCGCTAG
- a CDS encoding Lrp/AsnC family transcriptional regulator, with translation MPNIRDMLDEASLRILDLLQTDSELSNAELAEKVGLSASPCWRRVADMRERGVIRGAVTLVDPLALGLAVNVFVHVTLKQQDKDSLKVFTDAIARRPEVMECYLMTGEADFLLRVVVEDLLRYQELMLECLTLIPVVLNIRSSFALDQVKYTTALPTGHLRRAG, from the coding sequence TTGCCTAACATTCGCGACATGCTGGATGAGGCCAGTCTAAGAATCCTCGATCTGTTGCAAACCGATAGCGAACTCAGCAATGCCGAACTGGCTGAGAAAGTCGGCCTCTCCGCCTCGCCCTGCTGGCGGCGCGTCGCCGATATGCGCGAGCGCGGCGTCATTCGCGGGGCGGTGACGCTGGTCGATCCGCTGGCGCTGGGGTTGGCGGTGAACGTCTTTGTGCATGTGACGTTGAAACAGCAGGACAAGGACTCGCTGAAGGTGTTCACCGATGCCATCGCCCGCCGCCCCGAGGTGATGGAGTGCTATCTGATGACCGGCGAGGCGGATTTCCTGCTGCGCGTCGTGGTCGAGGATCTGCTGCGCTATCAGGAGTTGATGCTGGAATGCCTGACACTGATCCCGGTGGTGCTGAACATCCGGTCCAGCTTTGCGCTGGATCAGGTCAAATATACCACGGCCTTGCCGACAGGGCATTTGCGTCGCGCCGGATAA